TATCGGATTATCTTTCGCGGTCGAAGCTGGAGCGCCGtgctgtatgtacacccgtTCAGCTGCTGAAGCGATTTCGTCCAGGTTCATTCTGTGTcggttctctttcttctccacggAGAGGCTGAGACTGTtattctcttcctcctctcttctctttctcgtctctttctcctcttcttctctgtgtcggcTACTcattcttctgtttcttggtcttcttttttccaggtCGACGCGGTGGATCCGAACTACACGCTGAGAAAAATCACTTTCGTTGATCGCGATGCGACGAATGCAGCGTTGCTGGCTGAAGCAGCGCAGGCAGCCAAGCGCGCATGGCTTCCAGAGCACCAGGTCTgggctcttcttctcgagatAAAAATGGCTTCTTTTTTGACTAGcgtgtctcgtttttcgtaCCGGAACAAATGGGTGAAGCGAAAAAGGTGGAAACGGTCTCACGGCTTTTCACAAGGAGAATGCGACGGTGCATGTGCATTTTCACGTATTTGTCGAAGACCAAACAGTGATATGCATGTACCTGCGCATGTACAAataaatatgcatgtatatatatatatatatatatacatatatgttaATTTGCCCATTCTTCTGTAGGTGGGCATCTGTGCGTGGAGTATTTAAATGATGTGTGGGTGGAGGTTTCACCTCCGTGTTTTAAGGGGACTTGGTGACAAGGCTCTCGCTTCAAAGTGTCgtccggtgtatgtacaggtTGTGCCGGCTCCTGTGTATTGGAgccagaagcagaggcgtcTGTTGGACGTCACCGACGGAATGTTGATGTTCTGCCGCAAACACACGCGCCTTTCCTTTAAAAAGGTAATTTGCGAAAAGGAtgctctctcgttcttcttttgcgCGTCTTCACATACAcatctatgtatgtatatgtgtgttttTATGTGATTGGGATAgatgtctttttctgcttcttttgtTGCTGTCTTTTGAATccttgtgtgtctgtgtcgcAGCCAGCAACTGTGTGACCCGTTCTGCTGACGTCTGTGTTGCCTTCGCACTTGTCTTTtccgggtgtacgtacagcacCACGGCGTCATTCGGCGACAGAAGACCCACTATTTCTCCAATGTTCGGCCGTTCCTCTGGCGTTCGTCTCGTGTCCTCGAGCCCCCGCCTCTTCTGGTGAGTTTCGTCAACATCTGCTGGCTTTCCGTGTCAaacagaggacgaggaagcagatgcagaaagGCCTTCGTTGTAGCCTGTGGGCAGGCGGCGAAATGTGTGTCGGCGGCCGCGGGTGAATGCTTCAGATGCAGGATTCTGCGCATACATGCGCGTGACTCGGTTTCCTAGAGACATATCTGTGTGGCGTTCATCGTCGCAACATGTGTGCTCTTCACGCTCGTGTCGTTCGTAAAAAGAAAGTTGTTTcatccgtcttcttcctttctaCAAAAATATCCTCTGGTGGCTCGAGTAGCCCACAGTGCGTCGTGCGCATTTTCTCAGTTGCTGCATCCGGCAGTTCCTCCATTCCTTGGAACTCTGGTAAGAGGTTCtgctctgtctgtttctcgcctGTCTAGGCATGGCGTGCGGTGCTGCGTGGTGTAGTGTTCTCCGTCTTggcgcgtttttctcggctGCTGTTCTGGAGGTTCACAGAAGTCGACTTTCTGGACTGTGCGAATATGCGCGTTGCTctcagctgtacagacactctGGAAAGCCTGCGGACTGGCAGCTGCCTGCTCGGCCTTTCTATCGGCAAGGTGTTTCGGGTTTGCTTTTCCCCCCCAGACTCAGGCGCGGCTTCCCGTCTATGCGCGTGAACTCGAAGGGGCAGTTTGTGGGAGTGAACAAAATGCCGTACATCGCTGAAAAGGCACAGCCTCGCTTGTAGacacgcggaagaagaacgacggtGGGGTATAGACtgctggaaagaagaggaaatgtTCACAGAACAGTGGAGGAGCGGCGGCTGAGTGGGAGATGGGAGAGGCGGCAAAGGAGCTGTATGAATCAGGAAGAGCAGGCAAAAAGCGAAAGTCAGGAAAGGAGTGTTaagggaaaacgagacaaCGGAAAGGAGGGTGTAGACAAACGTGTTTccacgaagaaagacggcTGAAACATCTCAGCAGAAAAACATTAGGGGAACTCCACCGAATATACTGTTTGACCTAAGATGAGCACCTGGAACAGGTCTGCCTGCGCGCTTTCCACAATGTGGCATCTGTCGGGGCAGCAATGGCATGTGCAGAGGATACGTCTATGCGACCCAATCATCTCGATTTGATGAGGAAGATGAGGCGCACGTGTGTTTCTGCCGCCTGTGTTCCGACTGGAATGTCCCCACTGCTATTCTGTTGAGCTCTGATTCTCTCATCATCACTTTTCGATGGGAGCAATCCGAGTCGGCAAAAGCACATCCTCTTCAGTTCGCGCTGCTCTTTCACGATACTGCCCTTCGAGGCGGCAGGGGAAAGTGAGAAGAAGCGTAGATCGATTTGTTGATCGAGGAACGAACTCGGCGACGAAGTCTTGAACCGAACGTCTAGTCACCAGgagtgtgtgtttttctttggaCAGTGGTTAACGGGCTTTGAACAAGCAGTGAATTGAAGGGATGTTCGAGCGTGGaggttctttcctttttccccgTAACGCTGAACCTGGGACGGAAGGTTTGTCGCAGCGTTTCCAACCTTTTGTTGGTGAACGCATTGAGAGGCTGGCGGTAGCCGCGCTACCGAACATAAAGAAGTAGGCAGTAATGTTCGATGCGTCGTGTAAACGCACATGGGCAATGGATGAGGAACACTAGAGACGGTGTAGGCTTTCGGCCGCTTTTAACGGTTCCAGCTGGTTTGGCCCAAACCGCCAAGTCGGTGTGTTCTACGGAAACGTTTGCTTATCCATGACATGGAAAAACTCCTCCCTGCTTATCTTGCCGTCAttgtctgcgtctgttcGTTCCAGAATCTCGCCAATGTCGAGGTTTGGTGTCATGTTCAACTCTCGCGCCGTCCGTGTCAACATCTTGTGTGTGATAAAGCCAGTGCCTTCTGGATCGAACTGGGTAAATGTGCAAGCGATGTCCTGGGGAGTTTTGTAGGGTGTCTCGTCAGTTGTTAGCAAATCCAGAAATTGTCGGAAATTGAGGCGTGTACGACCGTCTCGATCTAGGTGGCTGAGCATCTCCGCAATTACGTCACCCCTCGTCTCATACCCTGCATTctggaaacacagaaaagcacGCACGCGCTTCTTCGAACAGTTGCTACTGCAGCAGCGCTTGTTGCGGTAACCAAAACACTTTGCATCCCCAACCAGTAGTCGAATGTTCACGGGCGCTTAATCAGCTCGCCTTCATGGTGTTTGTGGGAGGCACAGCACTGCCTATGACAATCCGGCGGAACACACAGTAGACCCGAGTAAGAAAATCCATCCAGCGACTGCGTTTCGAGTGTCATGACCTCGCTTCGCTTGCCGAGGATGGTGACGTCCAGCACAGCTCCTGGGCATTCTCACGTGCATTCGATGCTTTAGGTCGCGAAGGAGAATCAGGCCTGTGCCTTCCGTGTCGCACGCGTCGAACAGTCTCTTTAGCGCAGCGATTTCTTCTTGTTTCATCGAGGGTCTCTCGTACTTCTGAGGATCAAACTCACTGCCGGCACCTGCAGAACCAGAAGATCCGGCTGCACCTGCTGCCTGGCTGTGCGCTCGTACGGGGCAACCCACGCTGCACAGCCCACTCAGTTGGCTTGTCATTTTTCAGAGGATCTTTGAAAACACCAAccaccgaagaagagggagcgGTAGCCTTCCGGCAAACGACACAAAACCAGCTTCGTAGGCGTGGCCGATGCCTCTCTTGAGAGCGCTGCTGGATTGCTCGTGCTATGGAAAATTTTCAGCGAAACTCCGGAGGGGCTGCACGGGAGGCTGCGGAACCTGTGTCAGCAAGAGTGTTGCAAACGCGACAAGATATCAGCAAAAGTAATGTTTGTGTGTCGTGTGACACCTGGAAACTGTGTGTGGGTTCGAAGGACACGCCCTTAGGCGGCAAGACAGGTTTTCGGTGTTGAAAGACTCAGGATGACTGCGGCTCGAAGACGCCCAAGTTACAACAGGAGACTGGATACAAATCACACCGGTGAGGTGCAAGATGTGCTCGGACCAGACTTAAATGGATACTGATTGTTCTCTAAACCATGCTAGCGCCGTCGATACTGCGATTGAAGTCGAACGAGCGGCCGCAGTTGTCCAGCGTGTTTGACTTCCCCTGATATGTCCAAGGTGATCGCGAAAAAACTCTCCTCATATCCTTTGTTGAGAAGTTTACGCTGGCAAGATCCGCATCATTGCAGAAAGCGCAACAGCAGCTTTCCGCCGGAGGGGGGAAAcccagacgaagaaagcaagaCGGCAATCGAAAGAAGTGAGGGCCCCCACACTCGACGACTACGAAAAGAACAAATAGAACTGATCAGCTTGTGTGAGGAAGACCACAAAAACTACAGCGTGGTAATGTGTTTCGGGAAGATGCAAAGTTCATTTGAAGATGTGGAAATCCGTGAACACGTTCCTTGCATCCCGCCGGACACAGTCAGCACACTTAGAATGTGGTATTGTTTCAGTGTAGACGGAAAACTCTCATTCGGTTTAATATCTGTAATGTTTTGTCCAGGGCGTCAAGCCAACGTCGTTACATACAAAACGTGCATTTTAAAGCCCGTACGACGCAGCAGCTCCGCAAGTCTCCGGGGCAAACTTTAAGGGGAACGACCACATACACGTAAATGTAGGTAACCACAACGTGTTTGTATTTCTCGCATCACAGCATATTCGGTTTATCTAACGCTAAGTCCCATAGAATTTCAGCACACAATCAAAAGTCCTAGACGAGTGAAACAGTCATCGTACCCCAGAAGTTGGACCACCGATACCTTGAAACAATAAGGCAGCATCACACGGAAATCATCAGTATCTGCGGATGCCCGGACTTACATACACTTTTGAACGTACTGAGTGGAGCCTATGCTCTCCAACTGTAAAACATCTAGGTTCAGCCGCTAAGCAACATGAATTGGGTGCTCAGTGTTAGGGATGCCACCCAGTAAGAGCATGCATCGCGTTGGTGCCAAAGGCACACTCGTAAGTGGCATTATCGTAATttggaaacgaagacagaaagaatcTCACACTCGCTTCTGGCTTTGAAGGCCCGAAACTACGGTTGGCTGTTACCTTTCGATAGTCATGGATGCATAAAGAACTTCGGAGAATCCTACATGTCGGGACGGTTGTAATTGCTCAAGCTGTGCGAAGTGTGTAGTGCTGACACGCACATGCAATCCGAAATCTTTTCCTCAAAGCATTCGTTGACCCTTTCCACATGACCT
This Toxoplasma gondii ME49 chromosome VIII, whole genome shotgun sequence DNA region includes the following protein-coding sequences:
- a CDS encoding EF hand domain-containing protein (encoded by transcript TGME49_229910~Signal peptide predicted by SignalP 2.0 HMM (probability 0.668) with cleavage site probability 0.266 at residue 19) yields the protein MTSQLSGLCSVGCPVRAHSQAAGAAGSSGSAGAGSEFDPQKYERPSMKQEEIAALKRLFDACDTEGTGLILLRDLKHRMHNAGYETRGDVIAEMLSHLDRDGRTRLNFRQFLDLLTTDETPYKTPQDIACTFTQFDPEGTGFITHKMLTRTARELNMTPNLDIGEILERTDADNDGKISREEFFHVMDKQTFP